A genomic window from Sebastes fasciatus isolate fSebFas1 chromosome 7, fSebFas1.pri, whole genome shotgun sequence includes:
- the LOC141770617 gene encoding uncharacterized protein LOC141770617 — MSVSTAPLAEQHLLTGGRCDPDHHGAGVSNVIERPAAEAPDVIRIIDDDNKDIDDEDQEEEVEDVGIPPLSSDIDDEDQEEEVEDVVIPPLSSDIDDEDQEEEVEDVVIPPLSSDIDDEDQEEEVEDVGIPPLSSGIDDEQEAVEDVDILPLLFTHRLAFEDQREVEDMDIFPLPSALEDQREVEDVDVFRLFFPLPAALEYQQEVEDVDIFHGDDEEDDSVTDDSDDWSDRAESPDRISDDSGYESMSSEEEEEDGHQGDNEDVEEFEFEIDDVIFRNPRLHRQPPQLQEPDQHQEPPQHQEPDQHQQPHQDQGIIREEASSEEPTPSTSCPSSSRKRSREEGDEETDPAKRPRGSYEESLREEDSSTSGLSTSTKRSGESHWEVIAKRPRWYDDSDSD; from the exons ATGTCTGTCAGCACAGCTCCTCTCGCCGAGCAACACCTGCTCACCGGTGGCCGGTGTGACCCGGACCATCACGGAGCAG GTGTCTCCAACGTCATTGAACGTCCTGCAGCTGAAGCTCCCGATGTGATCAGGATCATCGACGATGACAACAAAG aCATTGATGATGAAGATCAGGAAGAGGAGGTTGAAGATGTGGGcatcccccctctctcctcagaCATTGATGATGAAGATCAGGAAGAGGAGGTTGAAGATGTGGTcattccccctctctcctcagaCATTGATGATGAAGATCAGGAAGAGGAGGTTGAAGATGTGGTcattccccctctctcctcagaCATTGATGATGAAGATCAGGAAGAGGAGGTTGAAGATGTGGGcattccccctctctcctcaggCATTGATGATGAGCAAGAAGCGGTTGAAGATGTGGACATCTTACCTCTCCTCTTCACTCACCGCTTGGCTTTTGAAGATCAGCGAGAGGTTGAGGATATGGACATCTTCCCTCTCCCCTCGGCTTTGGAAGATCAGCGAGAG GTTGAAGATGTGGACGTCTTCCgtctcttcttccctctccccGCGGCTTTGGAATATCAGCAAGAGGTTGAAGATGTGGACATCTTCCATGGCGATGATGAGGAAGATGATTCAGTCACAGATGACAGCGATGACTGGAGTGACAGGGCTGAATCTCCTGACCGGATCAGCGATGACTCTGGTTATGAGAGCATGTCatctgaggaagaagaggaagatggtCATCAGGGTGATAATGAAGATGTAGAGGAGTTTGAGTTTGAGATTGACGATGTCATCTTTCGAAATCCTCGCTTACATCGGCAGCCTCCTCAGCTTCAGGAACCTGATCAGCATCAGGAACCTCCTCAGCACCAGGAACCTGATCAGCATCAACAACCTCATCAAGATCAAGGAATCATCCGGGAGGAGGCCAGCTCTGAAGAGCCGACTCCCTCAACTTCCTGCCCTAGCTCctccaggaagaggagcagggaggaggGCGATGAGGAGACGGATCCTGCTAAAAGGCCCAGAGGGAGTTACGAGGAAAGCCTCAGAGAAGAGGACAGCTCAACTTCTGGCCTCAGCACCTCCACAAAGAGGAGTGGGGAGAGTCACTGGGAGGTCATCGCTAAGAGGCCAAGGTGGTATGATGACAGCGACTCAGATTAG